DNA from Streptomyces sp. Edi4:
CCGCCGAGCGGCCACCCGAACCCGCCACCCGCGCCCGCCCCGCGCCACCACCGGCATCCCTGTGCGCACGGCCGCAGGGTAGGTGGCGCGCCCGCAACCCACCAGCCCCGCGACGCGACGGCCCGAACGTGCCGGGCCCGAACATTGCCGGGCTCCACGCGACGCCCCGAACGTGCCGGGCCAGAGCTGACGGCCCGAGGCGACGGACCCGAACGTGCCGGCCCCACGCGACGGCCGGACGCGACGGACCCGACCCGAGGCGGCGGCCCGAGACAACGGTCCCGACGTGACGGACCCGAGGCGACGGACCCGAACGTGACGGATCCGACGTGACGCACTCGCCCCCCAGCCTCCCAAGCACCCTCCGTCGAGCCCCCGTACAGCAGTACGGTGTCCCTCATGCGCCCCGACACGCCTGCCGATCACACTGCCGAAGCCGAGCGTCTGCTGCGCACCGCGGCCCAGTACCCGGAGGACCACGAGCCCCTGCTGCTGCGGGCCGCGGCCCACCTGGAACTCTCGGGTGACCGCCCCGGGGCCACGACGCTCTACGACCGCCTGCTGTCCTCGTCCGCGAAGGTGGACCACCCCCACCTGGTGAAGGCGTTCAAGGCGGCGAACCTGTGGGAGTACGGCCACGAGCCGGAGGCACGCGCGATCATCGACGGCATCCGGGCGGCGGCGCCGCTGGACCCGGCGGCCTGGGAGATCGTCGCCGAAACGCTGGAGGCCCACGACGAACTCGACCTGGCCCACGCCTCGCTGACCACCGCGCTGACCCTGCTGGGCGTCGCGGAGGCGTCGGTGGACCGCACGGGCATCCCGTACAGCACCCAGTCCCTGCTCGCCACCCGGCACCGGGTGCGCCGCCTGCTGGCCCTGCCGCACGACACGTGGGACACCCTGGCCGACGAGCTGCACACCGCGCCGATCTCCCTGGACGAACTCCACGACCCCAAGCGCCTGTGGTCCCTCGGCTCGGAGGACCCGGCGGAACTCCGAGCCGAACTGGCCCGCCTGCGCGCGGAGTTGGGCCACTACCGACTGGCCCTGTCCCGCCCGTTCCCGGTCGCGGTCCTGCACTGGCCGGAACCCGAACTGGACGAACTCCTCACCGCGTATCCCGAGCTCCAGTCCGAATACCCCACCCACACGGCCCACTTGCTGGACATCGAGGCCTCTCTGCGCGAACTGGCGGCCGCCGGCACCCCCAACCTGGGCATCGTGACGGCCACGGTCCCCTCCTACGAAGCCTTCGCCGCCTCGGAATCCTCCTCCCCCGCCAACGCCGACCTCCTCCCCCAGTACGCCACCACCCTGGCCGCCCGAGGCCGAGCAGTCCCCTGGCCCCCAAGCCGCGGCGCGGACTGCTGGTGCGGCTCGGGAGTCAACTACGGGGACTGCCACGGCGCGCAGTGACCCCGGCCTCCCCTGACAGAATGCCCGCCATGTCCGACGCCGTCCCGTCCTCCCCCTCCGTCTCGGCCCGCATGAGCCGCCAGGGCTCCCGCGACACCACTCCGGAGCTGGCCGTACGCAAACTGCTTCACGCGGCGGGCATGCGTTACCGCGTGAACGTCCCGGTCCCTGGCATGCCCCGCCGCACGATCGACATCGCCTTCGGTCGAGCCAAACTCGCGGTCTTCATGGACGGCTGCTTCTGGCACGGCTGCCCTCAGCACGCCACCCACCCGAAGGCGAACGCAGAATGGTGGCGCACGAAGCTGGACAGGAACATGGCCCGGGACCGCGAGACGACGGAACACCTGGCCGCAGCCGGCTGGACGGTCCTCCGATTCTGGGAGCACGAATCTCCGGAATTCGTTGCCCGACTCGTGGCCGAGGCGGCAGAAAAAGCCACCATTTCCAAAGCAGAAGGAAAATAAACGAGGCCGGCGGCGTCTGCGCCCACCGGCCTCGCGCATTCCCACGGCACCCACATGCGGGAATCGATCATCACGCCTCGGCCAATTCCACCTTCCGAGGAGCAGGAACATCAGCCTGCAAGTAAGGCTTCAGATGCATCGCGATGGCCTTGGCCAGAACGGGGGGCACGGCGTTCCCGATTTGTCGCGCGATTTCGATTTTACTACCGCACCACAGGAACTCATCAGGAAACGTTTGCAGCCTGGCAGCTTCACGGTGAGTGATAGGCCTATTGACCCGGTTCTCCGCATCGTTGGCATCCCACTGAGGATGTAGATACTGCCCCTTCTCGGGCTTGAAGAACTCCGTGCGGATAGTCAACGACGGGTGATCCCAGCGCATCCGCCCCATGACATCGGTGGTACCTGTCTTCTTCTCTCTCCAGCAACGAGACAGCAAGTGATCCGGGAGGTCGAACCTGCCCCCGCCCGGAGGGATGTGATCGTATCGCTCCAGGGAACGTTCCGTAGGCTTCCTGCCGAGATGGAGATCGACACTCTTGAACGGCCCGGCCACCTTCTTCCCGAAGTACTCTGCAACGACTTTAGGGAGTTCAGTTACATCTGGGGTCTCGGGCAGACCCGCAATGGCGTCGCGCACCGTTTTCCACGGCTCGAGCCCCAAGAGGCCGCTTGGCTCATGCGTCGGCTCAGGCATCGGAATCTTACCGATGCGAGAACCAATGACGATGGTTCGCTTCCGTCGCTGAGGTGCGCCATAATCGGCAGCCAAGAGCAAGTCGTGAGTCAGCTCATACTCGTCAAGAAGGCCGCCCTTTTGGGTCTCCTGAAGCAGGAGCTCAAACTCCGAAGACTTTCGGAAACGGTCTACGTTTTCAATCACGAAGACCTTGGGTCGAGCATGCCGAACGAAGCGGATGTACTCTTTCCAAAGTTGATTCCGCGGATCGTCGACGTCACGTGTGCCAAGGTTTGAGAAGCCCTGGCAGGGCGGCCCGCCGATGATCAGGTCCGCTTCAGGGATGTCCGAATCCGGCACTTCGGCGATGTCACCCCAGCGCATGTGGGGTTCCCCGAAGTTGGCCGCGTACGTCGCAGCGGCCGCCAACTCCCACTCCACTGCCATCACCGGCTTGTACCCCTTGGCGGAGACGAAGCCGGAAGTCATACCGCCGCAGCCGGCGAACAAGTCGATCATGGTGATAGGTCGGGCCATGAGGACAGGTTAGATGGCTCCTCTGACATCGGGGGGCTCAGCAGCCATCACGCCTCCCGTGTGGCGCGCCGGCTACGGCCGCAACTCCTCGTGGTCCCAGGCACGGAAAGGCCTGCCAACAGCTCCTTCCCCACCGTTCCAGCCGCAGCAGCGAGGTGCGGGGAGCCATCACAACTTGACCGTCAGTGACTCCTGTCACTCGTCTCGGCCAGGGCTCGCGCCCCCTCCCGCACAGCTCCTCGCCATGTCATGATCTGCGCCCATGAGCGCAGATGAGGCACTGACCAGAGTCGAGCAGAGACTGCAAGCACTCGCTGCCCGGATCCACGACGGTCAGGAGGGGTACCCATTTGACGATTCCCTTCGAATCAAGTGGCTTGAGACAGCCGCCGAGATCGGAGTGCACGCGGCGGATATCCGGGGCGCCGTTGCAATGGCGAACTCCGAATATGGGCTCAACTCGGGGAAGGCTGCCATTCTGGCGTATTTGCGGTTGCATCTGAACGAGCCGGTTCATGCCCACAGACTTGAAGGCGTCTCGGGCATCGGGGAGTGGGCCCGTCGCGTACGCGAGCTGCGAGTCGAAGAGGGGTGGCCGATCGATTCTCATGTGTCCGACCCTCGCCTGGGCGAAGATTACTACCGACTAAACAACGATTCCCCTGACGCAGAGCTCGCCAAGGCGTGGAAATTGGCGAAAGTGATACGCAAGAAAGATGGATCCGGGAAGTCTCGGGTCCTTGAATACCTCAAGGCCGTAAGCCCGGCGGTCGTCGACAAGGAGCGCCTGGCCTACGTAGCCAGAATCCAGGAGTGGCCGCGCCGCATGCGCGAGCTGGATGAAGAAGGATGGAAGATCGTCTCGAACGTCGACGACTCTTCGCTGGCTCCGGGTAGCTACTATCTTGAAGACCTGACGCAGCGCCCACCACGCGCTCGCCAAGCCATCAAACAACGCCATGCAATTCTTGAGCGCGACGGAAAGCGCTGCAAAGACTGCGGCAATGGACCTGACAGTAACGGCATAGTTCTACAGGTGCATCATATCCTACCGGTACACCTGGGCGGCCAGAACAACGACGACAACCTGATCACACTGTGCCAGAATTGCCATGCAGGTCG
Protein-coding regions in this window:
- a CDS encoding SEC-C domain-containing protein, with protein sequence MRPDTPADHTAEAERLLRTAAQYPEDHEPLLLRAAAHLELSGDRPGATTLYDRLLSSSAKVDHPHLVKAFKAANLWEYGHEPEARAIIDGIRAAAPLDPAAWEIVAETLEAHDELDLAHASLTTALTLLGVAEASVDRTGIPYSTQSLLATRHRVRRLLALPHDTWDTLADELHTAPISLDELHDPKRLWSLGSEDPAELRAELARLRAELGHYRLALSRPFPVAVLHWPEPELDELLTAYPELQSEYPTHTAHLLDIEASLRELAAAGTPNLGIVTATVPSYEAFAASESSSPANADLLPQYATTLAARGRAVPWPPSRGADCWCGSGVNYGDCHGAQ
- a CDS encoding very short patch repair endonuclease; its protein translation is MSDAVPSSPSVSARMSRQGSRDTTPELAVRKLLHAAGMRYRVNVPVPGMPRRTIDIAFGRAKLAVFMDGCFWHGCPQHATHPKANAEWWRTKLDRNMARDRETTEHLAAAGWTVLRFWEHESPEFVARLVAEAAEKATISKAEGK
- a CDS encoding DNA cytosine methyltransferase; this encodes MARPITMIDLFAGCGGMTSGFVSAKGYKPVMAVEWELAAAATYAANFGEPHMRWGDIAEVPDSDIPEADLIIGGPPCQGFSNLGTRDVDDPRNQLWKEYIRFVRHARPKVFVIENVDRFRKSSEFELLLQETQKGGLLDEYELTHDLLLAADYGAPQRRKRTIVIGSRIGKIPMPEPTHEPSGLLGLEPWKTVRDAIAGLPETPDVTELPKVVAEYFGKKVAGPFKSVDLHLGRKPTERSLERYDHIPPGGGRFDLPDHLLSRCWREKKTGTTDVMGRMRWDHPSLTIRTEFFKPEKGQYLHPQWDANDAENRVNRPITHREAARLQTFPDEFLWCGSKIEIARQIGNAVPPVLAKAIAMHLKPYLQADVPAPRKVELAEA
- a CDS encoding HNH endonuclease signature motif containing protein, whose translation is MSADEALTRVEQRLQALAARIHDGQEGYPFDDSLRIKWLETAAEIGVHAADIRGAVAMANSEYGLNSGKAAILAYLRLHLNEPVHAHRLEGVSGIGEWARRVRELRVEEGWPIDSHVSDPRLGEDYYRLNNDSPDAELAKAWKLAKVIRKKDGSGKSRVLEYLKAVSPAVVDKERLAYVARIQEWPRRMRELDEEGWKIVSNVDDSSLAPGSYYLEDLTQRPPRARQAIKQRHAILERDGKRCKDCGNGPDSNGIVLQVHHILPVHLGGQNNDDNLITLCQNCHAGRHSTSKFGVQDELLHPENEPDLA